A stretch of Methylogaea oryzae DNA encodes these proteins:
- the surE gene encoding 5'/3'-nucleotidase SurE encodes MHILLSNDDGYAADGLSSLAAALRQAAQVTVVAPERNRSGASNSLTLDRPLRASRASNGFIKVDGTPTDCVHLAITGLLDQEPDMVFAGINHGANMGDDVLYSGTVAAATEGRFLGYPAIAISLATVTQDGKHHFDTAAAVALQLLTRIQRQPLTGDLILNVNVPDVPLADVRGYQATRLGQRHKAEPVIKSHDPRGNNIYWVGPAGPEADAGPGTDFYAVRNNYVSVTPLQIDLTRHEGLQSLGQWLQGNMTQ; translated from the coding sequence ATGCACATTTTACTTAGCAACGACGACGGTTATGCCGCAGACGGCCTCAGCAGCCTGGCGGCCGCTTTGCGCCAAGCGGCCCAGGTGACCGTCGTGGCGCCCGAGCGCAACCGCAGCGGCGCCAGCAATTCCTTGACGCTGGATCGCCCGCTGCGCGCCTCGCGGGCGTCCAATGGCTTCATCAAGGTGGACGGGACGCCGACCGATTGCGTGCATCTGGCCATCACCGGCTTGCTGGATCAGGAGCCGGACATGGTGTTCGCCGGCATCAACCACGGCGCCAATATGGGCGACGACGTGCTGTATTCCGGCACGGTGGCGGCGGCCACCGAAGGGCGCTTCCTGGGGTATCCCGCCATCGCCATATCCCTCGCCACGGTGACGCAGGACGGCAAGCACCATTTCGACACGGCCGCGGCGGTGGCTTTGCAGCTGCTCACGCGCATCCAGCGGCAGCCCTTGACGGGCGACCTGATTCTCAACGTCAACGTCCCGGACGTTCCTCTGGCCGATGTGCGCGGTTATCAAGCCACCCGCTTGGGCCAGCGCCATAAGGCGGAGCCGGTCATCAAATCGCATGACCCGCGCGGCAACAATATTTATTGGGTCGGACCCGCCGGTCCCGAGGCGGACGCCGGCCCCGGCACCGATTTTTACGCGGTGCGCAACAACTACGTATCGGTGACGCCCTTGCAAATCGATCTTACCCGCCACGAAGGTTTGCAATCCTTGGGGCAATGGCTGCAAGGAAACATGACGCAATGA